In the Chryseobacterium sp. MYb264 genome, one interval contains:
- a CDS encoding sugar MFS transporter, with amino-acid sequence MSNYSKQTNWGQFIPLVTVFFFWGFIAASNDILIPVFKKAFDLTQTESMLVQICFYVAYTVGSLIYMAVSKGLKQDLINKIGYKNGLIIGLLISAAGTLLFYPAANMESFPLMISGLFIVGLGFSLQQIVANPLAIEVGPAETGSQRLTMAGGINNFGTTIGPLIVSFAIFGSATAASTDVSVESVKVPYLILGVAFVLVAVMLKFSSLPSVTPTNIEDTDDSTPGNHRKSAFHYPQLIMGMIAIFVYVGVEVSTASNLPAYMEKDLGFETKDVAPYISLYWASMMIGRWTGAVDAFDFSAGFKKILRFLAPYLAFAVFLLVNAIAHHDLKPFYVYGIIIIAMIICDIMSKGNPARMLLIFSVAGITALLIGMFTKGMVSVYAFTSVGLFCSTLWPCIFALAINGLGKHTNEGSGLLIMMIMGGGIVSLVQGYVADLTTIHMSYTVGVICFAYLAFYAIRVTGILKSQGIDLDKITKGSGH; translated from the coding sequence ATGTCAAATTATTCAAAGCAAACTAATTGGGGGCAATTCATACCATTAGTTACTGTATTTTTTTTCTGGGGCTTTATTGCGGCAAGCAATGACATTCTGATCCCGGTTTTCAAAAAGGCATTCGATTTAACCCAAACTGAAAGTATGCTCGTGCAAATCTGCTTTTATGTAGCGTATACCGTAGGTTCATTAATTTATATGGCGGTTTCAAAAGGTTTGAAACAAGATTTAATTAACAAGATCGGATATAAGAACGGGCTTATCATAGGGCTTCTTATTTCTGCAGCAGGTACTTTATTGTTTTACCCAGCTGCCAATATGGAATCTTTCCCATTAATGATCTCCGGTCTTTTCATCGTAGGACTAGGTTTTTCTCTACAGCAAATCGTTGCCAATCCTTTAGCAATTGAGGTGGGACCTGCAGAAACAGGATCTCAAAGATTGACAATGGCGGGAGGTATCAATAACTTCGGAACTACCATCGGGCCATTAATTGTTTCTTTTGCCATCTTCGGTTCTGCAACCGCAGCAAGTACAGATGTAAGCGTTGAAAGTGTAAAAGTTCCTTACCTTATTCTGGGGGTAGCTTTTGTTTTGGTGGCTGTTATGTTGAAGTTTTCTTCTCTGCCATCAGTAACACCTACCAATATTGAAGATACAGACGATTCTACTCCGGGAAATCACAGAAAATCGGCTTTCCATTATCCACAATTGATTATGGGGATGATCGCAATCTTTGTTTACGTGGGTGTTGAAGTTTCTACAGCAAGTAATCTTCCTGCATATATGGAAAAAGACCTTGGTTTTGAAACCAAAGATGTGGCTCCATACATTTCATTATATTGGGCTTCGATGATGATCGGACGTTGGACAGGAGCGGTAGACGCATTCGATTTCAGTGCAGGATTCAAAAAGATCTTACGATTTTTAGCGCCTTATTTGGCTTTTGCAGTATTTTTACTAGTAAATGCCATTGCCCATCATGATTTGAAACCTTTTTATGTTTACGGTATTATTATCATCGCTATGATTATCTGTGATATTATGAGTAAAGGAAATCCGGCGAGAATGCTTTTAATTTTCTCTGTTGCCGGTATTACTGCCTTATTAATAGGAATGTTTACAAAAGGGATGGTTTCTGTATATGCTTTCACCAGTGTTGGCTTATTCTGCTCTACACTTTGGCCGTGTATCTTTGCTTTGGCAATCAACGGTCTTGGAAAACATACGAACGAAGGTTCAGGATTGTTGATTATGATGATTATGGGAGGTGGAATTGTAAGTCTTGTTCAGGGATATGTAGCAGATTTAACAACCATTCACATGAGTTATACTGTTGGTGTGATCTGTTTTGCGTACCTTGCATTCTATGCGATCCGGGTTACCGGAATTTTAAAATCTCAGGGAATTGATCTTGATAAAATCACCAAAGGAAGTGGTCATTAA
- a CDS encoding GtrA family protein, translated as MRELVLRHKQILFFIIAGGLSAVVEIGSFKTFSTLLPQIFPHEPDYHGVHYPLSNIFSTSCGIITNYFLSIWFVFERGKHSKRKEFAYFILVSFISTLFSLGFFQVFYSWIFKDNINLRFYTLSPEMISKIAAILLVSVLNYSVKKKVIFNG; from the coding sequence ATGAGAGAATTAGTACTACGTCACAAACAGATTTTATTCTTCATCATTGCAGGAGGACTAAGTGCAGTGGTAGAAATCGGAAGTTTTAAAACCTTCAGCACCCTTCTTCCTCAGATATTTCCGCACGAGCCGGATTATCACGGAGTGCATTATCCTTTAAGTAATATTTTTTCTACAAGCTGTGGTATTATTACGAATTATTTTCTAAGCATCTGGTTTGTTTTTGAAAGGGGAAAACATTCAAAAAGGAAAGAGTTTGCGTATTTTATATTGGTTTCATTTATTTCCACCTTATTCAGCCTTGGCTTCTTTCAGGTATTTTACAGCTGGATATTTAAAGACAATATCAATCTGAGATTTTACACATTAAGTCCGGAAATGATCAGTAAAATTGCGGCCATTTTATTAGTTTCGGTTCTGAATTATTCAGTGAAGAAAAAAGTAATATTTAACGGATAG
- a CDS encoding HAD family hydrolase — protein MVLNTKAIIFDMDGTLVDNIPYHEESWIIFLKEYGIIIEPENFSAQNHGTLDEMIIRFFGNDLSRERIHELGLAKENAYQHLYRQHLKEMEGLTSFLKKLKQNNIKTGLATMGIPSSIDFILGGLNIKAYFDEVTGGMEVLKGKPDPDIFLKTVEKLQVDGKDTLAVEDSMGGIQAAKEAGLKVVGITTTHSEEELMDNGCTFVIHDYANIDLN, from the coding sequence ATGGTTTTGAATACAAAAGCAATTATTTTCGATATGGATGGAACCCTTGTAGACAACATCCCATATCACGAAGAGTCCTGGATTATCTTTTTAAAAGAATATGGAATTATCATAGAGCCTGAGAATTTCTCAGCTCAAAATCATGGAACTTTGGATGAAATGATCATCCGTTTTTTCGGAAATGATTTATCCAGAGAGAGAATTCACGAGTTGGGCCTGGCCAAAGAAAATGCATACCAGCATCTTTACAGGCAACACCTTAAAGAAATGGAAGGCCTAACATCATTTCTTAAAAAATTAAAACAGAATAATATTAAAACAGGTCTCGCGACAATGGGAATTCCTTCTAGCATTGACTTCATTTTAGGCGGATTGAATATCAAAGCCTATTTCGATGAGGTTACCGGAGGAATGGAAGTCCTTAAAGGAAAACCTGATCCCGATATTTTTCTGAAAACGGTTGAAAAATTACAGGTTGATGGAAAAGACACCTTGGCCGTTGAAGATTCAATGGGAGGAATACAGGCTGCAAAAGAGGCCGGTCTAAAGGTAGTTGGAATTACAACTACCCATTCCGAAGAAGAGCTCATGGATAATGGCTGTACTTTCGTGATTCATGATTATGCCAATATCGATTTGAATTAA
- a CDS encoding BadF/BadG/BcrA/BcrD ATPase family protein, giving the protein MVAIVDSGSTKTDWVILDDFKKVFLKTETIGFNPNFISKELIVPEIEKNANLTSLKNSVTRIFFYGSGCGVQENCNTIINELSKVFLEAEITVREDLMAAAYAAYRGKPAIVCILGTGSNSCYFDGKNLTIKLPSLGFLMGDEGSGSAIGKQLVRRFFMQKLPQDLQDDFQNTYHLTIDEALINMYHKTRPNAFLADFNKFVVDRKDHPYLQKMVYEEMLNFFDYQVLPYEESKNAEVSFIGSIAYYYENILRSAAAELNLNVGQIVQKPIESLVDYHINYIL; this is encoded by the coding sequence ATGGTTGCTATTGTTGATAGTGGTTCTACCAAAACAGACTGGGTAATACTCGATGATTTTAAAAAGGTTTTCCTGAAGACGGAAACCATTGGTTTCAACCCGAATTTTATCAGCAAAGAACTTATCGTTCCGGAAATTGAAAAAAATGCCAATCTGACATCCCTTAAAAACTCCGTTACCAGAATATTTTTTTATGGTTCAGGTTGTGGGGTTCAGGAAAACTGCAATACCATTATTAATGAATTGAGTAAAGTCTTTCTGGAAGCAGAAATTACGGTAAGAGAAGATCTCATGGCAGCGGCATATGCAGCGTACCGGGGCAAGCCTGCAATCGTTTGTATTTTGGGTACAGGCTCCAATTCCTGCTATTTTGACGGGAAGAATTTAACAATTAAATTACCTTCTCTGGGTTTTCTGATGGGAGACGAAGGAAGCGGAAGCGCTATCGGAAAACAATTGGTAAGAAGATTCTTTATGCAGAAACTTCCACAGGATTTGCAGGATGATTTTCAGAACACATACCATTTAACAATTGATGAAGCATTGATAAACATGTATCACAAAACAAGACCTAATGCTTTTCTTGCCGATTTCAATAAATTCGTGGTCGATAGAAAAGACCATCCTTATCTTCAGAAAATGGTATATGAGGAAATGCTTAATTTCTTCGATTATCAGGTTCTTCCCTATGAGGAATCAAAAAATGCTGAGGTCAGCTTTATTGGCTCTATAGCCTATTATTACGAAAATATTCTACGTTCTGCGGCAGCAGAGCTTAACCTTAATGTGGGCCAAATCGTACAAAAACCGATAGAAAGTTTAGTCGATTACCATATTAATTATATACTTTAA
- the ruvA gene encoding Holliday junction branch migration protein RuvA: MIFSLQGNVQELTPTYAVINVQGVGYYVGISLMTSQTLTLNKETFLFIQQIIREDAHLLFGFNTRSEKEMFNLLISVNGVGAVSALILLSTLSLEEIAGAILSKNSAVIQKAKGIGAKTAERIIVDLKDKVQKFNNPEENIYTLTDNKIKEESLSALEVLGIPKRMSEKLADRIIKQNPEISVEELVKQILKTI; encoded by the coding sequence ATGATATTTTCACTTCAAGGCAATGTTCAGGAACTTACGCCTACCTATGCAGTGATCAACGTACAAGGAGTTGGTTACTATGTAGGTATCAGCCTGATGACCTCACAAACGCTGACTTTAAATAAGGAAACTTTCCTTTTTATTCAACAAATTATTCGCGAAGATGCCCATTTATTATTTGGGTTTAACACTCGTTCGGAAAAAGAAATGTTTAATCTGTTAATAAGTGTTAATGGGGTAGGGGCCGTTTCTGCTCTTATTTTGCTGTCTACTTTAAGCCTGGAAGAGATTGCTGGGGCCATTCTTTCAAAGAATAGTGCTGTCATTCAAAAAGCCAAAGGAATTGGTGCTAAAACAGCCGAAAGAATTATTGTAGACCTTAAAGATAAGGTACAGAAATTCAATAACCCCGAGGAAAATATTTATACACTCACAGATAATAAAATTAAGGAAGAATCGTTATCTGCATTAGAAGTTTTAGGCATTCCTAAGCGTATGAGCGAGAAACTTGCAGACCGAATCATCAAACAAAATCCAGAGATCTCGGTGGAGGAATTGGTAAAACAAATTTTAAAAACTATTTAA
- a CDS encoding lysophospholipid acyltransferase family protein yields the protein MVKILNYFWRVWLLLLAFVLTIIFGIPVYILSFHKKHYRFAYRFIRFWSYGMFYGMGLRYELIHLSDQKIDKNTQYVIISNHTSIMDIMLTCILYPHHPICFVGKKELVKIPIFGTIYKRICVMVDRSSARSRADVYRRCAEKMEEGNNIVIFPEGGVPDDTSVILDEFKDGAFTLSSKHNSPIAIHTFVGLKEIFPFDSSKGYPGTVKVYFNGILPASDSPKELKTKAFEEIKKTLVNHRN from the coding sequence GTGGTAAAGATCTTAAACTATTTTTGGAGAGTATGGTTACTATTGTTGGCATTTGTTTTAACAATTATTTTTGGGATTCCTGTATATATTTTATCTTTTCATAAAAAGCATTACAGGTTTGCCTACCGGTTCATCCGATTCTGGAGCTACGGAATGTTTTACGGAATGGGGTTACGATACGAGCTCATCCACCTTTCAGATCAAAAGATAGATAAGAACACGCAATACGTTATTATTTCCAACCATACTTCGATCATGGATATTATGCTTACCTGCATTCTGTATCCGCACCACCCTATTTGTTTTGTGGGCAAAAAAGAATTGGTAAAGATCCCGATTTTCGGAACCATATATAAAAGGATATGCGTAATGGTAGACCGCAGCAGCGCAAGAAGCCGCGCCGACGTGTACCGACGTTGTGCCGAAAAAATGGAAGAAGGTAACAACATCGTTATTTTTCCCGAAGGCGGTGTTCCGGATGACACTTCCGTAATTTTAGATGAATTTAAAGATGGGGCTTTTACGCTTTCCTCGAAACATAATTCACCTATTGCCATCCATACCTTCGTTGGATTAAAGGAAATTTTTCCGTTTGACAGTTCAAAAGGTTATCCGGGCACAGTAAAAGTCTATTTTAACGGAATTTTACCCGCTTCAGATTCTCCGAAAGAGCTGAAAACAAAGGCTTTTGAAGAAATAAAAAAAACTTTGGTGAATCACCGTAATTAA
- a CDS encoding NADP-dependent malic enzyme translates to MSSKTHRDEKNFNQAALDYHKAEPKGKIEVIPSKPHSSQRDLSLAYSPGVAVPCMEIHHKPETVYDYTGKGNLVAVISNGTAVLGLGDIGAEASKPVMEGKGLLFKIFADINVFDIEINEKDPDKFIDIVKGIAPTFGGINLEDIKAPEAFYIEQRLKEELDIPLMHDDQHGTAIISAAALINSLQIANKNIQDVKMVVNGAGAAAIACTNLYISLGLKKENVLMCDSKGVINHKRENLTPEKLDFIVETDIDTLEDAVKGSDVFIGLSKGNVMTPEMLLSMNENPIVFALANPDPEIAYDLALETRKDVIMATGRSDYPNQVNNVLGFPYIFRGALDVQARGINEAMKLAAVHAIADLAKEPVPEAVILAYNIQNLHFGREYFIPKPFDNRLITKVSSAVAKAAIESGIAGKTIEDFEEYENQLLDRMGRDEKLVRMMQNRAKSNPKRITLGNAEEYNVLKAAQILYEEGIAYPSLLGNKQYIQEQMERFGIQLDVPIIDPSDDDQKENRKKYRETLWKLRQRKGMNEYKAKRFVRQRDYFGPLMLKHGDTDGLIVGFSKNYASVLRPVLEVIEKDKGVDKVAAMMMILSEKKPIFFADTSINQNPTAEDLVNIAKMAEHTVKSFAIEPRIAMLGFENFAAISDTSKKVAKAVSILHEKYPKMIVDGEIQPDFAMNSDHLSDYPFSKLGTTPANTFVFPNLESANLSYKIIRGMKVAQVIGPILMGLSQPVHVLQMRSSVDEIVNLATVAVLDAQRREKKEK, encoded by the coding sequence ATGTCAAGTAAAACCCACCGCGACGAAAAGAACTTTAATCAGGCCGCGTTAGATTACCATAAGGCGGAACCTAAAGGAAAAATCGAAGTTATCCCTTCAAAGCCACACTCTTCTCAGAGAGATTTGTCATTGGCATACTCTCCGGGGGTTGCCGTTCCTTGTATGGAAATTCACCACAAGCCGGAGACCGTTTATGATTATACGGGAAAAGGAAATCTGGTAGCCGTTATTTCCAATGGTACAGCCGTTCTTGGATTAGGAGATATCGGAGCTGAAGCTTCAAAACCGGTGATGGAAGGAAAAGGCCTCTTGTTCAAAATTTTTGCAGATATCAATGTTTTTGATATCGAGATCAATGAAAAAGATCCGGATAAATTCATCGATATCGTTAAAGGTATTGCGCCGACTTTCGGGGGAATCAACCTTGAAGATATTAAAGCGCCTGAAGCTTTTTATATTGAGCAAAGATTAAAAGAAGAACTGGATATTCCTTTGATGCATGATGATCAGCATGGTACAGCCATTATTTCTGCTGCCGCTTTGATTAACTCTCTGCAGATTGCCAACAAAAATATTCAAGATGTTAAAATGGTGGTAAACGGAGCAGGAGCTGCGGCGATTGCGTGTACCAACCTTTATATTTCTTTAGGTTTGAAGAAAGAAAACGTGTTGATGTGCGACAGTAAAGGAGTAATCAATCATAAAAGAGAAAACCTTACTCCTGAAAAATTAGATTTCATTGTAGAAACAGATATTGATACATTGGAAGATGCGGTAAAAGGTTCTGATGTATTCATCGGATTGTCCAAAGGAAACGTGATGACGCCTGAAATGTTGTTAAGCATGAATGAAAATCCTATCGTTTTCGCATTGGCAAACCCGGATCCGGAAATTGCTTACGATCTTGCGCTTGAAACTCGTAAAGATGTGATCATGGCGACAGGTAGAAGTGATTATCCTAATCAGGTAAACAACGTGCTTGGTTTCCCTTATATTTTCCGTGGTGCATTAGATGTTCAGGCAAGAGGAATTAATGAAGCGATGAAATTGGCTGCCGTTCATGCCATCGCTGATTTAGCTAAAGAACCTGTTCCTGAAGCAGTAATTTTAGCATATAATATTCAAAATCTTCATTTTGGAAGAGAATATTTCATTCCAAAACCATTTGACAACAGACTGATTACAAAAGTATCAAGTGCTGTGGCAAAAGCAGCTATCGAAAGTGGTATCGCAGGAAAAACAATCGAAGATTTCGAAGAATATGAAAATCAGCTTCTTGACCGGATGGGAAGAGATGAAAAGCTGGTAAGGATGATGCAGAACCGTGCAAAATCTAACCCGAAAAGAATTACTTTAGGAAATGCCGAAGAATATAATGTGTTGAAGGCGGCTCAGATTCTTTATGAAGAAGGGATTGCTTATCCTAGCCTTCTAGGAAATAAGCAATATATTCAGGAGCAGATGGAGCGTTTCGGAATTCAGTTGGATGTTCCGATTATCGATCCAAGTGATGATGATCAGAAGGAAAACAGAAAGAAATACAGAGAAACTCTTTGGAAACTTCGTCAGAGAAAAGGAATGAACGAGTACAAAGCGAAGAGATTCGTTCGCCAGAGAGACTATTTCGGACCATTGATGTTGAAGCATGGTGATACAGATGGTTTAATCGTTGGTTTCTCTAAAAATTATGCCTCAGTTTTAAGACCAGTTTTAGAAGTAATCGAAAAAGACAAAGGCGTTGATAAAGTGGCGGCGATGATGATGATCCTGTCTGAAAAGAAACCTATTTTCTTCGCTGATACTTCCATCAACCAAAATCCTACAGCGGAAGATTTGGTTAATATCGCTAAAATGGCAGAGCATACGGTGAAATCTTTTGCGATTGAACCGAGAATTGCGATGTTAGGGTTCGAAAACTTTGCGGCGATTTCTGATACGTCTAAAAAAGTGGCAAAAGCGGTAAGTATCCTTCACGAAAAGTATCCTAAAATGATCGTGGACGGAGAAATTCAGCCGGATTTTGCAATGAATTCTGACCATTTGAGCGATTATCCTTTCTCAAAATTAGGAACAACTCCTGCGAATACCTTTGTATTCCCGAATCTGGAGTCAGCCAACCTTTCCTACAAAATCATCAGAGGAATGAAGGTGGCTCAGGTAATAGGGCCTATCTTGATGGGATTAAGCCAGCCGGTTCACGTTTTGCAGATGCGCTCAAGTGTAGATGAGATCGTTAACTTGGCAACGGTAGCCGTTCTCGATGCTCAGAGAAGAGAGAAAAAAGAAAAATAA
- a CDS encoding DUF3810 domain-containing protein, with the protein MISFFEYFFEIQKSFHQTLFSWIPFSIGDVLYVLLGAFILFCIIKNFKKKTRNAGLLRLLIGINSFYFIYQIFWGMLYFQTPIIDKLKKGDQSDTSLERRKELALQYLEKCKTTRKLVSQDKNGVFIVTDLEKIQKEILYQQSKLPALISNKKAPQINSFKPSLFKYVMSFTGILGYYNPFTAEAQYNSELPSTFLPFTSAHESSHQLGFAREQEANFVGYLIGIHSGNLELRYSTEYYTLKSLLNSIAYEDENFVKTALKNYSPEMKKDRLYERAFIYKHQGLLDDFFGFTNNLFLKSNQQEGSVTYSYFIDLLLHYEKIVLKQKNRIRRYDSKNTNDEKKFITLTCSLIQGVVKVQHIS; encoded by the coding sequence ATGATTTCTTTTTTTGAGTATTTTTTTGAAATTCAGAAAAGTTTTCATCAAACCTTATTTTCATGGATCCCATTTTCGATAGGAGATGTTTTATATGTTTTGCTCGGAGCCTTTATTCTATTTTGTATCATTAAAAATTTTAAAAAGAAAACCCGAAATGCAGGTCTGCTGCGGTTATTAATTGGTATCAATTCTTTTTACTTTATCTATCAGATATTTTGGGGAATGTTGTATTTCCAGACTCCGATTATAGACAAACTTAAAAAAGGAGATCAGTCGGATACTTCGTTGGAAAGAAGAAAAGAACTGGCTTTGCAATACCTTGAAAAATGTAAAACAACCCGTAAACTTGTCAGTCAGGATAAAAACGGTGTTTTCATTGTTACCGATCTGGAAAAGATACAAAAAGAGATTCTTTATCAACAATCAAAATTACCGGCTTTAATTTCTAATAAAAAAGCGCCACAAATTAATTCTTTCAAACCGAGTCTATTTAAGTATGTAATGAGCTTTACAGGAATTTTGGGATATTACAATCCTTTTACGGCAGAAGCACAGTACAATTCGGAATTACCTTCAACATTCCTGCCTTTTACATCGGCGCATGAAAGCTCACATCAGCTTGGTTTCGCAAGAGAACAGGAGGCCAATTTTGTGGGATATCTGATTGGAATACATTCTGGAAATCTGGAGTTAAGATACAGCACAGAATATTATACTTTGAAAAGTCTGCTGAATTCTATTGCTTATGAAGATGAAAATTTTGTAAAAACGGCTCTAAAGAATTATTCTCCGGAAATGAAAAAAGACAGACTGTACGAGAGAGCGTTTATTTATAAGCACCAGGGTTTACTGGACGACTTTTTCGGGTTTACCAATAACCTCTTTCTGAAAAGCAATCAACAGGAGGGCTCTGTTACCTATTCCTACTTCATTGATTTATTACTTCACTATGAAAAAATAGTCTTAAAACAAAAGAATCGTATCAGGCGATACGATTCTAAAAACACAAATGATGAAAAAAAATTTATTACCTTGACTTGTTCCCTCATTCAAGGCGTTGTAAAAGTACAACATATTTCGTAA